In Flavobacterium sp. CS20, a single window of DNA contains:
- a CDS encoding ATP-dependent RecD-like DNA helicase, whose protein sequence is MKENELYKNLINDFAYSPTPDQTTALKHLSKFLINENNEQIFLLKGYAGTGKTTIISTVVKNLSKLKLKASLMAPTGRAAKVMSNYSNRPAQTMHKRIYFPQKNNKGGVNFVQKENKFKNTVFIVDEASMIPDFSSGDDLFSGNSLLDDLIEFVFSGENCRLILIGDTAQLPPVKAELSPALDQDILSTKFHTEVIHIELTKVVRQQLDSGILRNATNMRNGLQNEFPEQFQFNLKQQNDLVRLIDGYEIMDAINTAYESDGHEETAIVVRSNKRANQYNQQIRQKILMREGEIAVGDFLMVVKNNYFWVKPTSQAGFIANGDIIEILKIRGIFDLYGFRFAKIKAQMVDYPEMNAFETVIILDTLEMNTPSLPFEESQKLYQEVLKDYADIKSKYKQFLKVKNNEFFNALQVKFSYAMTCHKSQGGQWNTVFVEQPYMPEGLDQNSLRWLYTACTRAKTKLYLIGFQNQFFKE, encoded by the coding sequence ATGAAAGAAAACGAACTTTACAAAAATTTAATAAATGATTTTGCTTACTCTCCTACACCAGACCAAACTACAGCATTAAAGCATCTTTCAAAATTTTTAATCAATGAAAATAACGAACAAATATTTTTACTCAAAGGCTATGCTGGTACTGGAAAAACAACAATTATATCTACCGTTGTCAAAAATCTTTCCAAATTAAAATTAAAGGCTTCATTAATGGCTCCAACAGGAAGAGCGGCAAAAGTGATGAGCAACTACTCTAACAGACCAGCTCAAACCATGCATAAACGTATTTACTTTCCTCAAAAAAACAACAAAGGTGGCGTTAACTTTGTTCAAAAAGAAAACAAATTTAAAAACACGGTTTTTATTGTAGATGAAGCCTCAATGATTCCTGATTTTTCATCTGGAGATGACTTGTTTAGTGGCAATTCACTTCTTGACGATTTAATAGAATTTGTGTTTAGCGGTGAAAACTGTCGGTTGATACTAATTGGTGATACTGCACAATTACCTCCTGTTAAAGCTGAGCTTAGTCCTGCTTTAGATCAAGATATTTTAAGCACAAAATTTCATACAGAAGTTATTCATATTGAGCTTACAAAAGTGGTCAGACAACAACTTGACAGTGGCATTTTACGCAATGCAACAAATATGCGTAATGGGCTACAAAACGAATTTCCTGAACAATTTCAATTCAATTTAAAACAACAAAATGACCTTGTAAGATTGATTGACGGCTACGAAATTATGGATGCTATCAATACCGCTTATGAAAGTGATGGTCACGAAGAAACCGCTATTGTTGTGCGTTCTAACAAACGTGCCAATCAATACAATCAACAAATCAGGCAAAAAATTTTGATGCGCGAAGGCGAAATTGCCGTTGGTGATTTTTTGATGGTGGTCAAAAACAACTATTTTTGGGTTAAACCTACTTCTCAAGCTGGTTTTATCGCTAATGGTGATATTATAGAAATCCTTAAAATTAGAGGAATTTTTGATTTGTATGGTTTTCGATTTGCCAAAATTAAAGCCCAAATGGTGGACTATCCAGAGATGAATGCTTTTGAAACTGTGATTATTTTAGACACACTTGAAATGAATACGCCTTCTTTACCTTTTGAAGAATCTCAGAAGTTGTATCAAGAAGTGTTAAAAGACTATGCCGACATCAAATCAAAATACAAGCAATTTTTAAAAGTCAAAAACAACGAATTCTTTAATGCCTTACAAGTCAAATTCAGTTATGCGATGACCTGCCATAAATCGCAAGGTGGTCAATGGAATACCGTTTTTGTAGAACAACCCTATATGCCAGAAGGTCTTGATCAAAACAGCTTGAGATGGCTTTACACCGCATGTACACGTGCCAAAACAAAATTGTATTTAATCGGGTTTCAAAATCAGTTTTTTAAGGAATAA
- a CDS encoding DUF3822 family protein has product MVNKSNTDFNNFKQLSILISQDGFLFYLHHDKPEQSMSLEVQDITDVLNSKSLNLFQTRFDEITKSYEFKTLKLDFSNAFYALVPEDYYQDNAKADYLKYNVKLFEEDQIVADHIPSINAYQVYIPLMNYHNAVLDQVEEFEYEHFTNALIKQSYLKSFDSAQQLKVYVQKSHINVIAQEGQKFKLCNTFNYETDLDLVYYVLFCVEELKFNQREMQLELYHDSKDTTWLEIIKRYILNVKCKQKNLVAFIV; this is encoded by the coding sequence ATGGTAAACAAGAGTAATACAGATTTTAATAATTTTAAACAATTATCCATCTTGATCAGTCAGGATGGATTTTTGTTTTATTTACACCACGATAAACCCGAACAATCTATGTCTTTAGAGGTACAAGACATAACAGATGTTTTAAATTCTAAAAGTTTAAATTTATTTCAAACACGCTTTGATGAGATTACAAAAAGTTATGAATTTAAAACGCTAAAGTTGGACTTTTCAAATGCTTTTTACGCTTTAGTACCTGAAGATTATTATCAAGACAACGCCAAAGCAGATTATTTAAAATATAATGTCAAATTGTTTGAAGAAGACCAGATTGTTGCAGATCATATCCCATCAATCAATGCTTACCAAGTTTATATACCATTGATGAATTATCACAATGCCGTTTTAGATCAAGTTGAAGAATTTGAATATGAACACTTTACAAATGCTTTAATCAAACAATCTTATCTGAAGTCCTTTGATTCTGCTCAACAGCTTAAGGTTTATGTCCAAAAAAGCCACATCAATGTTATAGCACAAGAAGGTCAAAAGTTTAAATTGTGCAATACTTTTAATTACGAAACAGACTTAGATTTGGTGTATTATGTTTTATTTTGCGTAGAAGAACTAAAATTTAATCAACGTGAAATGCAATTAGAATTATATCACGATTCAAAAGATACAACTTGGCTGGAAATTATTAAACGATACATATTGAATGTAAAATGCAAGCAAAAAAACCTTGTCGCTTTT